The Miltoncostaea oceani genome includes a region encoding these proteins:
- a CDS encoding GNAT family N-acetyltransferase, with product MRSTTAADHGAWTDAPTIPGVEPLTAGLEREWDELARASDASPFLRPAYLRLWRASFDADGRPPDVVVARREGRLAGALPVSRDGGRVGPPGNFETPAGGIVAGDPVAAAVVARGLLEWGARRVDFHHIPAAGASRQAIERAAVIGGHRVVRRVTMRSPVADTVGGWEAYWGARSRNLRHNVERCRRRAREAGELTFDVHHAFAPGELARLLEEGFAVEGSGWKTAQGTAILTSPRTRRYYTDLAGWAADEGWLRLSFLRIDGRPIAFCLGVEAFGVHDALKMGYDVAVARLSPGMMLLDALIRRAFETGLTRFDFAGHDEQYKLAWATGTEDQVSLSVFPPTPGGRLAYRTERTRIALAESPLRPFLRPAAVALRGAAARVRPRRGPHEDSAAGRETP from the coding sequence GTGAGGAGCACGACCGCGGCGGATCACGGCGCGTGGACCGACGCCCCGACCATCCCCGGCGTCGAGCCGCTCACCGCCGGCCTCGAACGCGAATGGGACGAGCTCGCGCGCGCGAGCGACGCGTCCCCGTTCCTGCGTCCCGCCTACCTGCGCCTGTGGCGGGCGTCGTTCGACGCGGACGGCCGCCCGCCGGACGTCGTCGTCGCCCGGCGGGAGGGCCGGCTCGCCGGGGCCCTCCCCGTCAGCCGCGACGGCGGGCGCGTCGGCCCCCCCGGCAACTTCGAGACCCCCGCCGGCGGGATCGTCGCGGGCGACCCCGTCGCCGCGGCCGTCGTCGCGCGCGGGCTCCTGGAGTGGGGCGCGCGGCGCGTCGACTTCCACCACATCCCCGCGGCGGGCGCGTCGCGGCAGGCGATCGAGCGCGCCGCCGTCATCGGCGGGCACCGCGTCGTCCGCCGCGTGACGATGCGCAGCCCCGTCGCCGACACCGTCGGCGGGTGGGAGGCGTACTGGGGGGCCCGGTCCCGCAACCTCCGCCACAACGTCGAGCGCTGCCGGCGGCGGGCTCGCGAGGCGGGCGAGCTGACGTTCGACGTGCACCACGCGTTCGCGCCCGGCGAGCTCGCCCGGCTCCTGGAGGAGGGCTTCGCGGTCGAGGGCTCCGGGTGGAAGACCGCCCAGGGCACCGCGATCCTCACGAGCCCCCGCACCCGCCGCTACTACACCGACCTGGCGGGGTGGGCCGCCGACGAGGGCTGGCTGCGCCTCTCGTTCCTGCGCATCGACGGCCGGCCGATCGCGTTCTGCCTCGGCGTCGAGGCGTTCGGGGTCCACGACGCCCTCAAGATGGGCTACGACGTCGCCGTCGCCCGCCTGTCGCCCGGGATGATGCTGCTCGACGCCCTGATCCGGCGCGCCTTCGAGACCGGCCTGACCCGCTTCGACTTCGCCGGGCACGACGAACAGTACAAGCTCGCGTGGGCGACGGGCACCGAGGACCAGGTGTCGTTGTCCGTCTTCCCGCCGACCCCCGGGGGCCGCCTCGCGTACCGGACGGAGCGGACCCGCATCGCCCTCGCCGAGAGCCCGCTGAGGCCATTCCTGCGACCCGCCGCGGTCGCCCTACGGGGCGCCGCCGCCCGGGTCCGCCCGCGGCGCGGCCCTCACGAAGACTCGGCCGCCGGCCGAGAGACACCATGA